One stretch of Equus caballus isolate H_3958 breed thoroughbred chromosome 24, TB-T2T, whole genome shotgun sequence DNA includes these proteins:
- the ISCA2 gene encoding iron-sulfur cluster assembly 2 homolog, mitochondrial isoform X5, whose protein sequence is MAATWRLSLTAAALRAVAPWPRGSRLLAASRGPQALREASSSSPEADEGQIHLTESCVQRLLEITEGSEFLRLEVEGGGCSGFQYKFSLDTVINPDDRQEGRGYLNRVGQEWWWTLIAWPS, encoded by the exons ATGGCGGCCACCTGGCGGTTATCGCTAACGGCCGCGGCGCTGAGAGCGGTCGCCCCCTGGCCAAGGGGCAG CAGGCTCCTCGCGGCCTCCCGCGGACCTCAGGCGCTTCGGGAAGCGTCGTCCTCCAGCCCCGAGGCGGACGAAGGGCAGATCCACCTCACCGAGAGCTGCGTCCAG AGGCTTCTGGAAATCACCGAAGGGTCAGAATTCCTCaggctggaggtggagggaggtggaTGTTCCGGATTCCAATACAAATTTTCACTGGATACAGTTATCAACCCCGACGACAGGCAAGAAGGAAGGG GGTATTTGAACAGGGTGGGGCAAGAGTGGTGGTGGACTCTGATAGCTTGGCCTTCGTGA
- the ISCA2 gene encoding iron-sulfur cluster assembly 2 homolog, mitochondrial isoform X3 gives MAATWRLSLTAAALRAVAPWPRGSRLLAASRGPQALREASSSSPEADEGQIHLTESCVQRLLEITEGSEFLRLEVEGGGCSGFQYKFSLDTVINPDDRVFEQGGARVVVDSDSLAFVKGAQVDFSQELIRSSFQVLNNPQAQQGCSYPF, from the exons ATGGCGGCCACCTGGCGGTTATCGCTAACGGCCGCGGCGCTGAGAGCGGTCGCCCCCTGGCCAAGGGGCAG CAGGCTCCTCGCGGCCTCCCGCGGACCTCAGGCGCTTCGGGAAGCGTCGTCCTCCAGCCCCGAGGCGGACGAAGGGCAGATCCACCTCACCGAGAGCTGCGTCCAG AGGCTTCTGGAAATCACCGAAGGGTCAGAATTCCTCaggctggaggtggagggaggtggaTGTTCCGGATTCCAATACAAATTTTCACTGGATACAGTTATCAACCCCGACGACAG GGTATTTGAACAGGGTGGGGCAAGAGTGGTGGTGGACTCTGATAGCTTGGCCTTCGTGAAGGGGGCCCAGGTGGACTTCAGCCAAGAACTGATCCGAAGCTCATTTCAAGTGTTGAACAATCCTCAAGCGCAGCAAGGCTGCTCCT
- the ISCA2 gene encoding iron-sulfur cluster assembly 2 homolog, mitochondrial isoform X4 translates to MAATWRLSLTAAALRAVAPWPRGRLLAASRGPQALREASSSSPEADEGQIHLTESCVQRLLEITEGSEFLRLEVEGGGCSGFQYKFSLDTVINPDDRVFEQGGARVVVDSDSLAFVKGAQVDFSQELIRSSFQVLNNPQAQQGCSYPF, encoded by the exons ATGGCGGCCACCTGGCGGTTATCGCTAACGGCCGCGGCGCTGAGAGCGGTCGCCCCCTGGCCAAGGGGCAG GCTCCTCGCGGCCTCCCGCGGACCTCAGGCGCTTCGGGAAGCGTCGTCCTCCAGCCCCGAGGCGGACGAAGGGCAGATCCACCTCACCGAGAGCTGCGTCCAG AGGCTTCTGGAAATCACCGAAGGGTCAGAATTCCTCaggctggaggtggagggaggtggaTGTTCCGGATTCCAATACAAATTTTCACTGGATACAGTTATCAACCCCGACGACAG GGTATTTGAACAGGGTGGGGCAAGAGTGGTGGTGGACTCTGATAGCTTGGCCTTCGTGAAGGGGGCCCAGGTGGACTTCAGCCAAGAACTGATCCGAAGCTCATTTCAAGTGTTGAACAATCCTCAAGCGCAGCAAGGCTGCTCCT
- the ISCA2 gene encoding iron-sulfur cluster assembly 2 homolog, mitochondrial isoform X2 — translation MAATWRLSLTAAALRAVAPWPRGRLLAASRGPQALREASSSSPEADEGQIHLTESCVQRLLEITEGSEFLRLEVEGGGCSGFQYKFSLDTVINPDDRVFEQGGARVVVDSDSLAFVKGAQVDFSQELIRSSFQVLNNPQAQQGCSCGSSFSVKL, via the exons ATGGCGGCCACCTGGCGGTTATCGCTAACGGCCGCGGCGCTGAGAGCGGTCGCCCCCTGGCCAAGGGGCAG GCTCCTCGCGGCCTCCCGCGGACCTCAGGCGCTTCGGGAAGCGTCGTCCTCCAGCCCCGAGGCGGACGAAGGGCAGATCCACCTCACCGAGAGCTGCGTCCAG AGGCTTCTGGAAATCACCGAAGGGTCAGAATTCCTCaggctggaggtggagggaggtggaTGTTCCGGATTCCAATACAAATTTTCACTGGATACAGTTATCAACCCCGACGACAG GGTATTTGAACAGGGTGGGGCAAGAGTGGTGGTGGACTCTGATAGCTTGGCCTTCGTGAAGGGGGCCCAGGTGGACTTCAGCCAAGAACTGATCCGAAGCTCATTTCAAGTGTTGAACAATCCTCAAGCGCAGCAAGGCTGCTCCTGTGGGTCATCCTTCTCTGTCAAACTTTGA
- the ISCA2 gene encoding iron-sulfur cluster assembly 2 homolog, mitochondrial isoform X1, protein MAATWRLSLTAAALRAVAPWPRGSRLLAASRGPQALREASSSSPEADEGQIHLTESCVQRLLEITEGSEFLRLEVEGGGCSGFQYKFSLDTVINPDDRVFEQGGARVVVDSDSLAFVKGAQVDFSQELIRSSFQVLNNPQAQQGCSCGSSFSVKL, encoded by the exons ATGGCGGCCACCTGGCGGTTATCGCTAACGGCCGCGGCGCTGAGAGCGGTCGCCCCCTGGCCAAGGGGCAG CAGGCTCCTCGCGGCCTCCCGCGGACCTCAGGCGCTTCGGGAAGCGTCGTCCTCCAGCCCCGAGGCGGACGAAGGGCAGATCCACCTCACCGAGAGCTGCGTCCAG AGGCTTCTGGAAATCACCGAAGGGTCAGAATTCCTCaggctggaggtggagggaggtggaTGTTCCGGATTCCAATACAAATTTTCACTGGATACAGTTATCAACCCCGACGACAG GGTATTTGAACAGGGTGGGGCAAGAGTGGTGGTGGACTCTGATAGCTTGGCCTTCGTGAAGGGGGCCCAGGTGGACTTCAGCCAAGAACTGATCCGAAGCTCATTTCAAGTGTTGAACAATCCTCAAGCGCAGCAAGGCTGCTCCTGTGGGTCATCCTTCTCTGTCAAACTTTGA